Part of the Xenopus laevis strain J_2021 chromosome 2S, Xenopus_laevis_v10.1, whole genome shotgun sequence genome is shown below.
GCGCTAACCTGTCAGGAAGGCAGAGTAACTCCATGAGGGCACAGCTTTCCTCACTATTGTGCTTTTAGGGGTGCCTGCGTCTTCTTCTAATCTAACTGGTTCCGGTTCTATACACGGCCTGGAGCCAGTGAAAACGCGGCCTATATTAATGCATGCCTTGATACACTTTTTACATGCAGTAAGACTGACTTGTCGCCACTGAAGCACGGAATGTGGgagctaaaggatccagcagcagagagccagggaggagaaatcgagagccgctccatggatggtcgccgtgtcgccttttctgtagaggacaggaagcagagtttctgtaagttatttcttaattaagactttttgattttaaagtataatttgacttggtgtatttttttcaatgtgtactaacgaatgtttgtaaaaaaaaaaatttgatgttactggtcctttaagcttttGCATAGCCTGAATTTAGAATTTCCCTTTGATTTTACAAGCACAAAATATGGTTGAAACAAACATTCTGTTTATTGTTGTACCTAAACATCTGCTGTATAAAAACCACATCCGCATAACTGGATGGTGCCGGGGTCACAACGTTTACTCTGCTATGAGCAACATTAGCCACAGTGATTTTATCTAATGTTCTGTATGCTGCAGGCATCTCggaaaccatttcaaaagccCCTGACACACAGGAAGTTAAAAGGGCAGTTATCCTTTTGATTTCCTATGACAGTGGAAATATGAACAGGTAACCATTTTCCTTCAGCCTGGTTTCCATGTAGGTGGCTTGCCATAAACTGTCCTTATCTCCTACCACTGAACTATAATCCACTTACAAGAATCTAAAAGGACTGCGATCTCATTCAAATGGTGCAAACATTGTTATTTGTCTGTACAATGTGCAAGTACCTCTCACATAAAGACATTAGTAATCACTTTGGAATTCTGTGTAAAAGCACTCAGGCCTGCATCCTTATtcttcatatggtcacagaactcctcattgacttctaaaatCTTTAGACTAAGGagtacattattctctatatgaCAGTAATGTTTTGCTGACTCACGTGCTGTACACATACAAGTGTTTTATCAAATGGGTGAGGCCTGGGAGTTTGATAAGAGAACATGTGAGGGGTGGATGAATATAGGCTGAAAAATCCGGTGTTCAATTAAGCCATTGCAATCTGAAGAAAACTGCCTCACCTCAAACAAAGCAATTCCCAGGGCCACTCCAGCCACAATTCCTATGTTTTTCTTTACCCATTGGTCTATTCCGGTTGCACAGCCCTGGTGGAGAGAGATCAGTGTCACAATCACATCACCATACTTCCCCTGACTTACACACTTGCTATTGAAGTGACAAAGCAGTTATAAACATGAGTGCGGAGAGCAAAACAAAACTAATTTTACAAACAGCACCCCAACATATCTGGGTAAGATCATGGGGGTCGAACTTGGAGCCTTCCAGGAGTTATGGAAACGCAATCCAGTTCCACTGCAGCTGAAGGTTCTCTGCACACTCTTTGCTACTCTAGTAATTCACTACTTACATCAGTATTTATAGTTGCACTAGGATCCTTTCCACAGCCTGCAATGATGGTTTTACAGCAGGAATCCGGCACCGCATCTGTACCGTTGAAGGGAGGATATTGCTTCCAATCAGTTGCGTTGAAGGCACCACAGCACTTAAACTGTAAGGGTAAACAGTTATGTTATATACAGACATGAAAAGACAGTGTGGTTCCCAACTCTTTATATGAGCAGAATACTTACTTCTTTCTGCAAGAGGTCAATGCTCTCAGTTATGTCCTTGGTGGTATTGTATTTGGACATGCCATTTTTAAAGGAGTCTTCAAATGCAGTGCGCAGCTAAAGCAGAGAAGAAAAATACAGGGAAAGTTCCTTGAATTTCTTTTTGGTCATATGCACAAAAAAGTGATCTTAGACAGGTTCCAAAGCAAAGTCAGGCCAGTGATGTAGACTCATTTGGCAGTGGGAGAAGAAAAAAGGAACAAGACCTACCTTATCCTTGTAAACATAGGCAGCAATAGCAGCAGCAATCTCAACCAGGAAGATCAGCACCAGCACAACAGCAAACTGGAATGGGAAAGAACAGCATTTagaaaggggatttttttttcatatatattaaagCAGGATTTCTATTCCtttttacaagtacaggtatgggaccggttatcaaaaatgcttgggatctggggttttccagtaaacagatctttccgtaatttggatatccatgccttatgtctactagagaatcatgtaaacataaaataaac
Proteins encoded:
- the cd63.S gene encoding CD63 molecule S homeolog, yielding MAVEGGMKCVKFLMFFFNFVFWVCGIALIAIGIYVQIQLNHTLIMKNAASSGAPIVVIVVGVVIFLIAFFGCCGALKENYCMVTTFAVVLVLIFLVEIAAAIAAYVYKDKLRTAFEDSFKNGMSKYNTTKDITESIDLLQKEFKCCGAFNATDWKQYPPFNGTDAVPDSCCKTIIAGCGKDPSATINTDGCATGIDQWVKKNIGIVAGVALGIALFEILGIIFACCLMKGIRSGYEVM